The sequence below is a genomic window from Brevibacillus agri.
CTTGAGAAAAGATGGATCGACATTTTATCATGACAGCGCTTGCTTGAAAAGGATTTTTTTGGACAACTTCTTTTCCGGCGCTAGTCTTAGCCGAGCAGCTCGGAGAAGGAAACGCCAAACTGTTTGCAAATCTCTACTTCTTTTGCGTTAGGAGACAGCTCGATTTTCAGACCTTCGAGTGGAGTTTCCGCTCCGCGCTCGCTCGCTTTTTTCAGCAAAATATCTACAGCAGCGCCCACATGCTCGTAAGCGGAGTCGCAGGAACCGAAAGCCGCGACTTTTTTGCCGCTCAAATCAATATCGTCCATCTCTTCGTAAAAGTCCAGGCACTCGTCTGGCAGATCGCCGTCGCCCCATGTATAGGCACCGAGCAAAATGGCATCGTAGTCTTCCAGTTCCTTGGCAGTGGCATCCATGACTTCTTTTATCTCCAGGTCTTTTCCGGTGGAACGAATCCCTTCGGCAATTGCTTCAGCAACTTCCTGCGTGTTTCCTGTCATGCTTGCGTACACCATCAAAATGCGGCTCATAAGAAGTAAACCCTCCAAATAAGATAATGAAAATCATTCTCACACAAATAAAATAATGAAAATGATTCTCGTTGTCAACAGTTATTTTTCTTTCCATAAAGCTGTTGCCACAAGTGATTGATTTTGGTAGAGTAAAATGAAATTATAATATTGGAAGTCTAAATAGAGGTGCGCCGAAGATGAGTACATCTTTTCGTAATCTGCCAGGGGGCGGGAAGAGAGGGAAAGGCTAAAGCGCCGAAGCTGTTGCTGTTCCCCTCGGATAGCAGCGGCTGGGGTGATTCGTGAACAATGAGCATCCTGTCACAAAAGGCAATCGCCTGTTTGTGGAGCGCTATTTACGATTTGCTTGGGCAGTATGGAAAGCAATGAGATAGCGAATGCACTCATTGCTTTTTTTAGTCAGGGGAGAGGTTCGCTCTCGTTGACAGGCACGCTTTTTATTAAAAGGAGGATGTACCAGTGAACATGATGGATGCCAATGAAATTATCGCGTTTATTCAAAAAAGCGAGAAGAAAACACCAGTGAAACTATACGTGAAAGGCAATCTGGAGGGCATTGACTTCGGTGCCAGCTCCAAGACGTTCATTACAGGCACGACTGGCGTTGTGTTTGGCGAATGGAAAGAAATCGAGCCGGTTCTGGCTGCGAACGCGGACAAAATCGAAGACTACGTAGTAGAAAGCGACCGCCGCAATTCGGCGATTCCGTTGCTCGACACAAAAGGAATCCAGGCGCGCATCGAGCCAGGCGCGATTATCCGCGACCAGGTGACGATCGGCAACAACGCAGTCATCATGATGGGCGCTACGATCAACATCGGTGCTGTGATTGGCGAAGGCACGATGATCGACATGAACGTCGTCGTCGGCGGCCGCGGAACGATCGGGAAAAACTGCCATATCGGCGCTGGTTCTGTCATCGCAGGCGTCATCGAGCCGCCTTCCGCGCAGCCAGTCGTAGTGGAAGATGACGTCGTAATCGGTGCCAACGCCGTGGTTCTGGAAGGCGTGCGCGTAGGAAAAGGCGCGGTTGTGGCAGCGGGCGCGGTCGTCATTGAAGACGTGCCGCCATACGTTGTGGTGGCTGGTACACCAGCGCGCGTGATTAAACAGATCGACGACAAAACTCGCTCCAAGACGGAGATCAAGCAGGAGCTACGTCAACTGTAGGGGAGAGAGCTCACATGGACTGGCGTACGCTTGATGAACAATACATCGTCTCTTCCTACAAACGCTTGCCGATCGCGATCGAAAAAGGGGAAGGCAACTACCTGTACGACACAGCGGGCAAAAAGTATTTGGATTTGTTTACGGGGCTGGCCGTCAATGTGCTCGGCCACTCCCATCCGCGGATCGTCCAGGCGCTGCGCGAACAGGGCGAGCGCTTCCTGCACATTTCCAACGTATTTTTGAACCAGCCGGCAATCCGGTTGGCC
It includes:
- the dapD gene encoding 2,3,4,5-tetrahydropyridine-2,6-dicarboxylate N-acetyltransferase; this encodes MNMMDANEIIAFIQKSEKKTPVKLYVKGNLEGIDFGASSKTFITGTTGVVFGEWKEIEPVLAANADKIEDYVVESDRRNSAIPLLDTKGIQARIEPGAIIRDQVTIGNNAVIMMGATINIGAVIGEGTMIDMNVVVGGRGTIGKNCHIGAGSVIAGVIEPPSAQPVVVEDDVVIGANAVVLEGVRVGKGAVVAAGAVVIEDVPPYVVVAGTPARVIKQIDDKTRSKTEIKQELRQL
- a CDS encoding flavodoxin, producing the protein MSRILMVYASMTGNTQEVAEAIAEGIRSTGKDLEIKEVMDATAKELEDYDAILLGAYTWGDGDLPDECLDFYEEMDDIDLSGKKVAAFGSCDSAYEHVGAAVDILLKKASERGAETPLEGLKIELSPNAKEVEICKQFGVSFSELLG